Below is a window of Methanophagales archaeon DNA.
TTACCAAGCTTTTGCAGTATCGAGAATATTGCATGTGGCTCTGGCAAATAGTCTATCACAAACCCGAAAGGAGAGTGTACCCTGTTCAAATTCAATAGCCCTCCACCTGTAATGTGCACAAGTGCTTTTATATCAAGACCGTGAGAAAGCATATCCATAACTTCAGGTACATAGATGTGGGTAGGTGTGAGTAATTCCTCGCCCAGAGTCTTATCACTATCCAGTCCTTCAAAATGGCGGTTAATTATCTCTGGATGCTGTGCAATTACATGACGTGCCAAACTGAGCCCGTTGCTGTGTATGCCACTGCTTCTCAGTCCAATAATAACGTCGTGTTCTCTTATATCCGCCCCAGTGATCAGATGGTTAAGGGGCACTATCCCTATTGCAGTACCTACCAGGTCAAATTCATAGTCCGTTCGCACCCCAGATAACATGTCTCGCAGTTGTGCGAGCTCGCCACCTGCGATATTTATTCGTGCGATTTCAGCACCTTTTAGTAGCCCTTTACCTATTTCCCCAAGTAAACGCGGATTGGGTGCACGAACTGCGATATAATCGAGCATGGAAAGAGGCTCAGCACCTACACATAGTATATCATTAACGTTCATTGCGACACAGTCAATCCCCACAGTCTCGTATTTATTCATCATTTGTGCAACCAGTATCTTGGTGCCGACGCCGTCAGTTGATATTGCCATTCCCATATCATGCCCTATATCAATCACATTTGCAAAATAGCCTATATCCAGCTTCTGTGCACCGATACCCCCGCCTCGCCTGAACTCTCTCGTTTTACGTATATACGTCAGTAATTGTGCTAAACCAACTTTCTCCTGGGCTGTATCTACGCCCGCTGCGCTATAAGTTGCTTGCATCTCTCCTCAACATAAAAGTGTTTTATAGAACCCTATCGAGCTTTGCTACAAGTTCCTTCTCCGCTTCTGCGTAGTCAATTACAACTTCGGAAGGTAACCAGTTCGCGTAGAAATTCTGATGCGAAGCACCAGCGAGCCCAAATAACCTCGACAGTTCTGGATCTTCAGGTTCTGTTTTCAGCTTCGCTACGAATTTGTACCGTTCGCCATGAGATTTCATCTTGATGCCCCTCTTCGCAGCACCCCATAGCTTCAGCGAAGCTTTTTCCGTCAACGCTTTTTTAAATGGTTGTGCTTGAACGTAATCCTTCCTCTTTATCAGCTCCTCTGCTTCATTGAGGTATTTATTGTTCAATTTGAGGTAGTGTTCCACTTTTTCTTCCGCTTCCGTCCCAATAGCACTGCTCATGCTCATAATTAATTATAGTAAGTAGCCAATGATATAAAGCCACAATAAATAGTAATAGATATGGAAGTAGAGGTAAAGATAAGACTGAAGCATGGAGTTGCGGATCCGGAAGGAGAGAATACGAAGAAGGCATTAAATCTATTAGGATTCACGAATGTGGTGGCAGTGAGAACAATTAAGACGTTTATAATAGATGTAAAAGTAGAAGATGGGGATGGTAATAAGGATGGAGACGTGGAAAGGGTGAGGCACGAGGTAGAAGAGATGTGTAAGAGACTCCTTGCCAATCCCGTTATTCAGGAGTATGAGATAAACATATTGGGGTAGAGCAAAGCGATGCGTGTAAAAGAGATAGACCCCTGGGGTGTTACAGATATAAAGGAGAAGGATTACAAGCGATTATTCGATGAATTTGGCATATCCAGGTTTGGACCGCTTCTGAAGCGAATAGAGAAGCCGCATCTGTACATGAGAAGAGGTATCATCATGGGGCATCGGGGTTATGAGGACGTGCTAAGAGCGATGGAGGCAAAGGGCAAGTTCGCAGTGATGAGTGGTTTCATGCCCTCTGGTCGTGTTCATCTCGGTGGTAAGATGGTGATGGACGAGATTATCTGGCACCAGCGGATGGGTGGGGAAGCGTTCGCATGTATTGCGGATATGGAATCGCACTCGGTTCGTGGTCTCTCATGGGATAAATGCCACGAGATAGGTGTGAATGAATATATAGTAAGTCTCATAGCACTGGGTTTCGATATAGAGCGTGGTCATATATATTTCCAGTCCAGTAATAAGAAATTGCAGGACCTCGCTTTTGAGTT
It encodes the following:
- the purM gene encoding phosphoribosylformylglycinamidine cyclo-ligase; the encoded protein is MQATYSAAGVDTAQEKVGLAQLLTYIRKTREFRRGGGIGAQKLDIGYFANVIDIGHDMGMAISTDGVGTKILVAQMMNKYETVGIDCVAMNVNDILCVGAEPLSMLDYIAVRAPNPRLLGEIGKGLLKGAEIARINIAGGELAQLRDMLSGVRTDYEFDLVGTAIGIVPLNHLITGADIREHDVIIGLRSSGIHSNGLSLARHVIAQHPEIINRHFEGLDSDKTLGEELLTPTHIYVPEVMDMLSHGLDIKALVHITGGGLLNLNRVHSPFGFVIDYLPEPHAIFSILQKLGNITEAEMFSVYNMGIGFCVIVGEHDADAVIDTAMRHDVEAYKIGYTVKDKDKKVIIKPRNLYGLGDKFFLRR
- the purS gene encoding phosphoribosylformylglycinamidine synthase subunit PurS, encoding MEVEVKIRLKHGVADPEGENTKKALNLLGFTNVVAVRTIKTFIIDVKVEDGDGNKDGDVERVRHEVEEMCKRLLANPVIQEYEINILG